The following are encoded together in the Pseudochaenichthys georgianus unplaced genomic scaffold, fPseGeo1.2 scaffold_532_arrow_ctg1, whole genome shotgun sequence genome:
- the chst11 gene encoding carbohydrate sulfotransferase 11, translating into MRRDPFMVEGCCGKGSRNALQELYNPTQPELSGAAILHQTRRDQVVDSCRAYSASSHKRRVLTPADLKHLVVDEDHELIYCYVPKVACTNWKRVMMVLTGRGKYSDPMEIPSNIAHIASNLKTLNQYSISEINHRLKNYLKFLFVREPFERLVSAYRNKFTLKYNSSFHKRFGTRIVRHYRKNATQEALVNGADVKFKEFAEYLVDPATQRDGELNEHWQSIYELCHPCHIHYDMVGKYDTLEEDANYVLRLVGVGDSLRFPSYAKSTRTTDAMTAQFFSNISIQRQIQLYQLYKLDFLMYNYTIPSYLRMD; encoded by the exons ATGCGGAGGGACCCCTTCATGGTGGAGGGCTGCTGTGGGAAAGGATCCCGCAACGCCCTGCAGGAACTCTACAACCCCACACAG CCGGAGTTGTCTGGAGCCGCCATCCTGCACCAGACTCGGAGGGACCAGGTCGTTGATTCCTGTCGAGCCTACAGCGCGTCCAGCCATAAGCGAAGAGTCCTGACTCCCGCAGACCTCAAACACCTCGTGGTGGACGAGGACCACGAGCTCATCTACTGCTACGTCCCCAAGGTTGCCTGTACCAACTGGAAACGCGTCATGATGGTGCTCACAGGACGAGGAAAATACAG CGACCCGATGGAAATCCCGTCCAACATAGCCCACATCGCTTCCAACCTGAAGACGCTGAACCAGTACAGTATCTCCGAGATTAACCACCGCCTCAAGAACTACCTCAAGTTCCTCTTCGTCCGTGAGCCCTTCGAGAGGCTGGTCTCCGCTTACCGCAACAAGTTCACCCTCAAGTACAACTCGTCCTTTCACAAGCGTTTCGGCACCCGTATCGTCCGGCATTACCGCAAGAACGCGACCCAGGAAGCCCTCGTCAACGGTGCCGATGTGAAGTTCAAAGAGTTTGCCGAGTACCTGGTGGATCCGGCGACTCAGCGCGACGGCGAACTGAACGAGCACTGGCAGTCCATCTACGAGCTGTGCCACCCGTGCCACATCCACTACGACATGGTGGGGAAGTACGACACCCTGGAGGAAGATGCTAACTACGTGCTAAGGCTTGTGGGTGTCGGCGATTCCTTGCGTTTCCCGAGTTACGCCAAATCCACTCGCACCACGGACGCCATGACGGCACAGTTCTTCAGCAATATCAGCATTCAGCGGCAGATCCAACTCTACCAGCTCTACAAGCTGGACTTCCTCATGTACAACTACACCATACCCAGCTACCTGCGGATGGACTAA